One region of Limnospira fusiformis SAG 85.79 genomic DNA includes:
- the iscB gene encoding RNA-guided endonuclease IscB: MPNYQNYVFVVDTLGQPLSPTHPARARKLLKKGLAAVFRTYPFTIILKKTVENPGNEPSRIKLDPGASVTGIALVNQSRDTVIWAAELTHRGDRIRAKLTARRVVRRHRRCRKTRYRQARFNNRKRQEGWLAPSLKHRVETTLTWVNRLISSRPITDISMELVRFDTQKLPNPEISGVEYQQGVLFGYELREYLLTKWQHQCAYCGGQNIPLEIEHIQPKSQGGFDRVSNLGIACHKCNQKKGSQPVEQFLLPKPEILKRCSVQAQAPLKNAAAVNSTRWALFNRLKPTGLPIEIGTGGLTKYNRTVQGLPKTHWLDAADCVGKSTHPPVDNQNSPAITNYLFWAR; encoded by the coding sequence ATGCCAAATTACCAAAATTACGTTTTTGTGGTTGACACACTGGGGCAACCGTTAAGTCCCACTCATCCGGCCAGAGCCAGAAAGCTTTTGAAGAAGGGTTTAGCCGCAGTGTTTAGGACTTATCCATTTACAATTATACTCAAGAAAACTGTTGAGAACCCGGGCAATGAACCTAGTCGGATCAAGTTAGACCCAGGGGCATCAGTGACGGGTATTGCCTTAGTTAATCAAAGTCGGGACACAGTTATCTGGGCGGCTGAATTGACTCATAGAGGAGATAGAATCCGAGCCAAGTTAACTGCACGTCGCGTGGTTCGCCGCCACCGTCGTTGCCGAAAAACTCGTTACCGTCAAGCCAGATTCAATAACAGAAAGCGCCAAGAAGGATGGTTGGCTCCCAGCCTCAAACATCGAGTTGAAACCACCTTGACCTGGGTAAATCGACTGATTTCCTCACGCCCGATAACGGACATATCCATGGAGTTGGTACGATTTGACACCCAAAAGCTGCCCAACCCGGAAATATCTGGAGTTGAATACCAGCAAGGGGTTTTATTTGGATACGAGTTGAGAGAATATCTCTTGACGAAATGGCAACACCAGTGTGCCTACTGTGGTGGCCAAAATATCCCTTTAGAAATCGAACACATTCAGCCCAAAAGCCAGGGTGGTTTCGACCGAGTTAGCAATCTGGGTATTGCTTGCCATAAATGCAATCAGAAAAAAGGTTCTCAGCCGGTCGAGCAGTTTCTTTTGCCGAAACCGGAAATCTTGAAGCGGTGTAGCGTGCAGGCCCAAGCCCCCCTGAAAAATGCGGCAGCCGTCAATTCTACCCGATGGGCATTGTTTAACCGCCTGAAGCCAACTGGATTACCCATTGAAATTGGCACTGGAGGTTTAACAAAATATAATCGGACGGTTCAAGGACTACCGAAAACTCATTGGCTAGATGCCGCTGATTGTGTGGGAAAAAGCACCCACCCCCCGGTTGACAATCAAAACTCACCAGCCATTACTAATTACTTGTTTTGGGCGCGGTGA
- a CDS encoding RNA-guided endonuclease InsQ/TnpB family protein → MYLTQKNQIRGLPVRELKALGELCRLSKNLYNVGIYTQWQYYFQDGKHLCYESNYHYCKGNSNYKRLNTDIAQQTLKVVDRTFRSFYRLSQALKEETFPQKVRLPHYRPKDAYFVRIRPRVKIKDGKFRVPVSLDLGNWRGEIWIPFPERIAPDTLKEVRIHPRYNARFFDVEFIYEVEATPVPTEPDTALEIDIGLDNLATCVDTNGASFIVDGKKLKSLNRWYNKENARLQSIKDLQKIEGIKERQTRVTRNRHSKVRDYLNKAARYIVNHCIENRIAKIVVGFNVGIKPEINIASPNNQNFLQIPHASFRAKLKALRGRYGISYVEQEESYTSKASFPIGG, encoded by the coding sequence ACGAGGACTTCCAGTGCGAGAGTTGAAAGCCTTGGGGGAACTCTGCCGACTGAGTAAAAATCTCTACAATGTAGGAATTTACACTCAATGGCAGTATTACTTCCAAGATGGGAAACATCTTTGCTACGAGTCCAACTATCACTACTGTAAGGGAAACTCGAACTATAAACGGTTGAACACCGATATAGCCCAACAAACTCTTAAAGTAGTCGATCGCACTTTTCGGAGCTTCTACCGTTTGAGCCAGGCCCTCAAAGAGGAGACCTTTCCACAGAAAGTTAGACTCCCTCACTACCGGCCCAAAGACGCTTATTTCGTCCGGATTAGGCCGAGGGTTAAAATCAAGGACGGAAAATTTAGAGTTCCCGTGTCTCTCGACTTGGGCAACTGGCGGGGCGAAATTTGGATTCCTTTCCCGGAAAGAATCGCTCCCGACACTCTCAAGGAAGTTCGGATTCACCCTCGATATAACGCCCGTTTTTTTGACGTGGAGTTTATTTACGAGGTGGAAGCAACTCCCGTTCCCACCGAACCCGATACGGCTCTAGAGATCGATATCGGACTTGACAATCTGGCTACTTGCGTCGATACCAACGGGGCATCCTTTATCGTGGATGGCAAAAAACTGAAATCCCTTAACCGTTGGTACAACAAAGAGAACGCCCGACTGCAATCGATTAAAGATTTGCAGAAAATCGAGGGAATAAAGGAGCGCCAGACTAGGGTAACGCGGAATCGCCATAGCAAGGTTAGGGATTATCTCAACAAAGCCGCCCGTTACATTGTTAATCACTGTATCGAGAACCGAATCGCGAAAATTGTGGTAGGTTTTAACGTCGGTATCAAGCCGGAGATTAATATCGCCAGCCCCAATAACCAGAACTTCCTTCAAATTCCCCACGCCAGTTTTAGAGCTAAACTGAAAGCATTGCGGGGGAGATACGGTATCTCCTACGTTGAACAGGAGGAATCGTATACTTCTAAAGCTAGTTTTCCTATTGGGGGATAA
- a CDS encoding RNA-guided endonuclease InsQ/TnpB family protein, with translation MQSDLPEWVKETPCHIRQNAIFDAYQALTASPGARFRSCRDSSQAIKFNNTNFSSGSWYPRLTKGLTFMVSEPIPKTCGQGTQLVFTKGRWLAIFPEPVAVTPTEANGVITLDPGVRTFITGFDGSRFLELGSGDIGRITRLCQHLDDLMSRIAKEPCRSRRRRMRQAAQRMRTKIRNLVDEAHKQIAHYLTHNYSIIFLPTFETSNMVAKAKRKIKSKTARAMLTWAHYRFKLTLRHQAEITGTTVVDVTEEYTSKTCTHCGQMHSQLGGSKVFRCPECGFTLPRDWNGAFGIFLKALRDTASVTLTGNSAIVALSGNSRINVA, from the coding sequence ATGCAGAGTGACTTACCCGAATGGGTCAAAGAAACACCCTGCCACATTCGGCAAAATGCCATCTTTGATGCCTATCAGGCTTTGACCGCCAGTCCTGGTGCAAGGTTTAGAAGTTGTCGTGACAGCTCTCAAGCGATTAAGTTCAATAATACTAATTTCTCTTCAGGGAGTTGGTATCCAAGACTCACGAAAGGATTAACTTTCATGGTTTCCGAACCCATCCCTAAAACTTGCGGGCAAGGGACTCAGTTGGTGTTTACCAAAGGTCGATGGTTGGCGATTTTCCCTGAACCAGTTGCCGTTACCCCAACTGAAGCGAATGGCGTAATTACATTAGACCCGGGTGTGCGAACTTTCATAACTGGGTTTGATGGCTCTCGGTTTCTGGAATTGGGCTCCGGGGATATAGGACGCATTACTAGGCTATGTCAACATTTGGATGATTTGATGAGCCGAATCGCCAAGGAACCCTGTCGTTCAAGGAGGCGACGGATGAGGCAAGCGGCTCAACGAATGAGAACCAAAATCCGCAATCTAGTTGATGAAGCCCACAAACAAATTGCTCACTACTTGACTCACAACTACAGCATAATTTTTCTGCCCACCTTCGAGACTTCCAACATGGTTGCCAAAGCCAAGCGGAAAATCAAATCCAAGACGGCCCGAGCCATGCTGACATGGGCGCATTATCGATTCAAACTAACCCTGAGACATCAAGCCGAGATAACTGGAACCACAGTTGTAGATGTGACGGAAGAATACACCAGCAAAACCTGTACTCACTGTGGTCAGATGCATTCCCAGCTAGGTGGCTCAAAAGTGTTCCGATGTCCTGAGTGTGGGTTCACTCTACCCAGGGACTGGAACGGTGCTTTTGGAATCTTTCTAAAAGCTTTGCGGGATACCGCCTCTGTTACCTTAACGGGTAATAGTGCTATCGTCGCATTGTCAGGCAATAGCCGGATAAATGTCGCGTAA
- a CDS encoding HNH endonuclease — translation MAPRSQGGKDEYKNLQLLHRHCHDDKTAIDNANAVSLTMEQSN, via the coding sequence ATTGCACCTCGAAGCCAAGGCGGAAAGGATGAATACAAGAACCTTCAACTATTACACCGCCACTGTCATGATGATAAGACGGCAATTGACAATGCCAACGCTGTATCCTTAACAATGGAACAATCAAATTAG
- a CDS encoding IS630-like element ISAtsp4 family transposase, with protein sequence MPRRISIAPHLSTEELGRADHQAQEGLESRQYQIIWLLAKGKTTEEVQEITGYSRIWIYELVKRYNQLGLKGLGARRKGNPGHPPLIDDVTQAQLWQALQGTAPDGGLWNGRQVADWLTGVTGRKISRQRGWEILRQMTFRLRVPRPAHIESDEDEQQAWKKKLVTELEGLRRRYPDAQVQLWSEDEHRLGLKPVMRRIYVAEDCQPLAHINWKFEWLWLYGFVRPETGETYWWIIPYVNTTLFSRVLQEFAAEFKLGPNQHIMLVVDQAGWHISKNLKVPEGLHLMFLPSHSPELQPAERLWPLVDEPIANRSFENLDQLEELLCARCRSLWKQRELIRGLTSFHWWHQTETLL encoded by the coding sequence ATGCCCAGACGAATTAGTATAGCTCCCCACTTAAGTACCGAAGAACTTGGCCGGGCTGATCACCAAGCCCAAGAGGGCTTGGAAAGTCGCCAATATCAAATTATTTGGTTGTTGGCTAAGGGGAAGACCACGGAGGAAGTCCAAGAAATTACGGGCTACAGTCGCATCTGGATTTATGAATTGGTAAAGAGATACAACCAATTGGGATTAAAAGGGCTGGGTGCGCGCCGAAAAGGAAATCCCGGACATCCACCGTTAATTGATGATGTGACTCAAGCTCAGTTATGGCAAGCCCTGCAAGGAACAGCGCCGGATGGGGGACTGTGGAACGGTCGCCAGGTGGCAGACTGGTTGACAGGAGTAACTGGACGAAAAATTAGCCGACAAAGGGGATGGGAGATTCTGCGACAAATGACATTTCGGCTTCGTGTACCGAGACCGGCTCACATCGAAAGTGACGAAGACGAGCAGCAAGCCTGGAAAAAAAAACTGGTAACGGAGTTAGAGGGACTTCGCCGGAGATACCCTGATGCACAGGTGCAATTGTGGAGCGAAGATGAACACCGTCTGGGACTCAAACCGGTGATGCGACGTATTTATGTAGCGGAAGATTGTCAACCACTCGCCCATATTAATTGGAAATTCGAGTGGTTATGGCTATATGGTTTTGTGAGACCGGAAACGGGAGAGACTTATTGGTGGATTATACCTTACGTCAATACAACTCTATTTAGTCGAGTGTTACAGGAGTTTGCTGCCGAATTTAAATTAGGTCCAAATCAACACATTATGTTAGTGGTTGATCAAGCCGGATGGCATATCAGTAAGAATCTGAAAGTACCCGAAGGACTGCATTTAATGTTTCTACCGTCCCATTCCCCGGAACTACAACCAGCAGAAAGACTGTGGCCTCTGGTAGATGAACCCATTGCCAATCGTTCATTTGAGAATCTTGATCAGCTAGAGGAACTCTTGTGTGCTCGCTGCCGAAGTTTGTGGAAACAGCGCGAATTAATTCGAGGCTTGACCAGTTTTCATTGGTGGCATCAAACCGAGACTTTACTATAA
- the panD gene encoding aspartate 1-decarboxylase, whose protein sequence is MYRTLLLAKIHNCTLTEANLNYVGSISIDQNLLDTAGILVNEQVQVVNTTNGARLITYVIPAPPGSGEIQLNGAAARLGIPGDRLIIMAYGQLTPEEVPTHQPKVVLVDEKNQVIEIRGHE, encoded by the coding sequence ATGTATCGAACCCTGTTGTTGGCTAAAATTCATAACTGTACCCTAACTGAGGCTAACCTTAATTATGTCGGCAGTATAAGTATTGACCAAAACTTACTGGACACTGCCGGAATTTTGGTTAATGAACAGGTACAGGTGGTTAACACCACTAACGGGGCTAGACTGATTACCTATGTCATTCCTGCCCCACCTGGGTCTGGTGAAATTCAATTGAATGGGGCGGCGGCTCGTTTAGGCATTCCAGGCGATCGCCTGATAATTATGGCCTATGGGCAGTTGACCCCGGAAGAAGTCCCCACTCATCAGCCGAAAGTGGTTCTTGTGGACGAAAAAAATCAAGTGATCGAAATTCGCGGCCATGAATAG
- a CDS encoding inorganic diphosphatase: protein MDLSLIPPEPKPGLVNVLIEIPAGSKNKYEFDKDLQAFAVDRVLYSSVQYPYDYGFIPNTLADDGDPLDGMVLMDQPTFPGCVIAARPIGMLEMIDGGDRDEKILCVPAKDPRYSEVKSLKDIAPHRLEEIAEFFRTYKNLEKKVTEILGWQDVDKVQAIVQASCIKSGNFRQEPEITPQRRCKMQVQD from the coding sequence ATGGACTTATCACTTATTCCCCCGGAACCGAAACCAGGATTGGTCAATGTGTTGATCGAAATTCCTGCGGGGAGTAAAAATAAATACGAATTTGACAAAGATTTACAAGCCTTCGCCGTAGATCGGGTTTTATACTCCTCTGTCCAGTACCCCTATGATTATGGGTTTATCCCGAATACTTTAGCGGATGATGGAGACCCCCTTGATGGCATGGTGTTGATGGATCAACCGACATTTCCTGGTTGTGTGATTGCGGCGCGGCCCATTGGTATGCTAGAAATGATTGATGGTGGCGATCGCGATGAGAAAATTCTCTGTGTTCCTGCCAAAGACCCCCGCTATAGTGAGGTAAAATCTCTGAAAGATATCGCACCTCACCGCCTAGAGGAAATTGCGGAATTTTTCAGAACCTACAAAAATCTTGAGAAAAAAGTCACAGAAATTCTGGGTTGGCAAGATGTGGACAAGGTACAAGCTATAGTGCAAGCCTCTTGCATAAAATCCGGTAATTTCCGGCAGGAGCCGGAAATTACTCCTCAAAGGAGATGTAAGATGCAGGTCCAGGATTAG